From the Hypomesus transpacificus isolate Combined female unplaced genomic scaffold, fHypTra1 scaffold_139, whole genome shotgun sequence genome, one window contains:
- the creb3l3a gene encoding cyclic AMP-responsive element-binding protein 3-like protein 3-A: MDQFLEQGCDGVELLDLLFDQNDGILRHEEMGHHDHQGWPVPETNTLGHHGEDFLHVILGGNDSVSGSPLWPPSPSDSGISEDPPSDQMDSPQRPESPPNKPPHTGPLPGGRDFSISLNSWESGCFPSSVGEGQGPFQPPPDLPPPDLPLTVKDLLLSGCTDLPPQQSQKLFQDLVLNDDEKKLLAKEGVTLPSQLPLTKYEERILKKIRRKIRNKQSAQESRKKKKEYIDGLESRMAACNANNQELQRKLFQLERSNTSLMEQLRKLQSLVMNGSNKPAQTGTCVLVLLLSFSLLLFPSLKPFSDTKVSQGGDFSPIRVQSRSLHNLEASRVLQVSDPPYSSPDDEPNASPRDSDHIAALLGKMSVAGGRDHLQSLSLNGSQDDQMHYHGDPITGHIAMVTLDPRRRPTLRPHADDM, encoded by the exons ATGGATCAGTTCCTGgagcaa GGCTGCGACGGGGTGGAACTGCTGGACCTGCTATTCGACCAGAACGACGGCATCCTTCGCCATGAGGAGATGGGTCACCATGACCACCAGGGCTGGCCAGTCCCAGAGACGAAT ACCCTTGGCCATCATGGAGAGGACTTCCTGCATGTGATCCTGGGTGGCAACGACTCCGTGTCAGGgtcccccctgtggcccccctcccccagcgaCAGTGGCATCAGTGAGGACCCTCCCTCGGACCAGATGGACAGTCCCCAGCGACCTGAGAGCCCCCCCAAcaagcccccacacacagggcCACTGCCAGGAGGCAGAGACTTCTCCATCAGTCTCA aCAGCTGGGAGTCTGGATGCTTCCCAAGCAGCGTGGGGGAGGGCCAGGGCCCCTTTCAGCCGCCCCCAGACCTACCCCCCCCGGATCTGCCCCTGACGGTCAAGGACCTGCTGCTGTCTGGCTGCACTGACCTG CCCCCTCAGCAGTCCCAGAAGTTATTCCAGGATCTGGTTCTGAACGATGATGAGAAGAAGCTTCTGGCCAAGGAGGGTGTAACTTTGCCCAGCCAGCTACCCCTGACCAAG TACGAAGAGAGAATTCTGAAGAAGATCCGCAGAAAGATCCGGAATAAACAGTCAGCTcaggagagcaggaagaagaagaaggagtatATCGATGGGCTGGAGagcag GATGGCGGCTTGTAATGCTAACAACCAGGAGCTGCAGAGAAAGCTATTCCAACTGGAAAGGAGCAACAC gtctcTCATGGAGCAACTCCGGAAGCTGCAGTCTCTGGTGATGAATGGCTCCAACAAGCCAGCTCAGACCGGAACCTGTGTCCTG gttctcctcctctccttctccctgctcctcttccccaGCCTCAAGCCCTTCTCAGACACCAAGGTGAGCCAGGGGGGAGACTTCAGCCCTATCAGAG TCCAGTCTCGTTCCCTCCACAACCTCGAGGCCTCCAGAGTGCTGCAGGTCTCAGACCCTCCCTACTCTTCCCCCGACGACGAGCCAAATGCCTCCCCTCGTGACAGTGATCACATCGCCGCCCTGCTGGGAAAGATGAGTGTGGCAGGGGGGCGGGACCACCTGCAGTCTCTTTCTCTTAACGGAAGCCAGGATGACCAGATGCATTACCATGGCGACCCCATCACCGGTCATATAGCGATGGTTACTTTGGATCCCCGTCGTCGGCCAACCCTTCGCCCTCACGCTGATGACATGTGA